Proteins found in one Paralichthys olivaceus isolate ysfri-2021 chromosome 19, ASM2471397v2, whole genome shotgun sequence genomic segment:
- the LOC109647376 gene encoding protein unc-93 homolog A-like isoform X1, translating into MRYQSPQLGCMFSFLLLPKHKQRGEVSSPDAAMISRNFKNVLVVSVGFLFLFTAYGGLQSLQSSLNAEAGMGVASLSVIYASIIVSSMFLPPIMIKNLGCKWTIVVGMVCYVSYSLGNLYPGWYTLMPTSVILGLGGSPLWSAKCTYLTISGNAQAAKEGRKGPDMINQYFGIFFFIFQSSAVWGNLMSSLIFGQDLNITNIPEEQLIYCGAASCDFNSTSGSVPTRPAQKLVWTLLGCYIGVGVVAILIISVFLDNIDQEQASEFRGSREPFSRTFLATFRLLKDRRLLMLIPLTMYSGFEQSFLAGEYTKNYVTCALGIHFVGYVMMCFGASNSLCSFLFGRLAQYVGRATLFLLAALLNFSCIIALLLWRPEPDQTVVFFVFSALWGAADAIWQTQTNALYGVLFPRDKEAAFANYRMWESLGFVLAFAYSSFLCLSYKLYILLAVLLLTAVTYPIVEYREYKNPTPGDKEAYKSHKDTVHTNDKIISQTQM; encoded by the exons ATGAGGTATCAGTCACCACAGCTCGGCTGCAtgttctcttttctcctgctgCCGAAGCACAAACAGCGAG gtgaagtTTCTTCTCCTGACGCAGCCATGATCAGCCGCAACTTCAAGAATGTGTTGGTGGTGTCTGTGGGGTTTCTGTTCCTGTTCACTGCGTACGGAGGCCTGCAGAGTTTACAG AGCAGTCTGAATGCGGAGGCAGGGATGGGCGTGGCCTCTCTGAGCGTCATCTACGCCTCCATCATCGTCTCCTCCATGTTCCTGCCGCCGATCATGATCAAAAATCTGGGCTGTAAATGGACCATCGTCGTCGGGATGGTCTGCTACGTCTCCTACTCCCTGGGAAACCTCTACCCAGGATG GTACACCCTCATGCCCACCTCTGTGATCCTGGGTTTGGGAGGCTCTCCCCTGTGGTCGGCCAAATGCACCTACCTGACCATCTCTGGGAACGCTCAGGCCGCCAAGGAAGGCAGGAAGGGCCCCGATATGATCAACCAATACTTCggcatcttcttcttcatcttccagTCATCGGCCGTGTGGGGAAACCTCATGTCGTCGCTCATCTTCGGACAAGACCTGAACATAA cGAACATCCCAGAGGAGCAGCTGATTTACTGCGGAGCGGCCAGCTGTGACTTCAACTCCACCTCCGGCTCCGTCCCCACCAGGCCGGCTCAGAAACTGGTGTGGACGCTCCTCGGATGCTACATCG GTGTGGGAGTTGTGGCCATTCTCATCATCTCAGTGTTCCTGGACAACATCGACCAGGAGCAGGCCAGCGAGTTCCGCGGCAGCCGGGAACCTTTTAGTCGAACCTTCCTGGCCACGTTCAGGCTTCTGAAAGACCGGAGGCTGCTGATGCTCATCCCTCTCACCATGTACAGCGGCTTCGAGCAGAGCTTCCTCGCTGGGGAGTACACCAAg aaCTACGTGACGTGCGCTCTGGGGATCCACTTCGTAGGCTACGTGATGATGTGCTTCGGAGCCTCGAACTCTCTATGCTCGTTCCTCTTCGGGAGACTGGCTCAGTACGTGGGCAGAGCTACTCTCTTCCTCCTCG CCGCACTGCTCAACTTCTCCTGCATCATcgctctgctgctgtggaggcCTGAACCTGATCAGACGgttgtgttctttgtgttttccgCTCTGTGGGGAGCGGCCGACGCTATCTGGCAAACTCAGACCAATG CACTTTACGGCGTCCTCTTCCCTCGCGACAAAGAGGCAGCGTTTGCCAACTACCGCATGTGGGAGTCTCTGGGTTTCGTCCTCGCCTTCGCCTACAGCAGCTTCCTGTGTCTAAGCTACAAACTGTACATCCTGCTGGCTGTCCTGCTGCTGACCGCCGTCACCTACCCCATCGTGGAGTACCGCGAATACAAGAATCCCACGCCGGGCGACAAAGAGGCCTACAAGAGTCACAAAGACACCGTCCACACAAACGACAAAATCATCTCTCAGACACAAATGTAG
- the LOC109647376 gene encoding protein unc-93 homolog A-like isoform X2, translated as MISRNFKNVLVVSVGFLFLFTAYGGLQSLQSSLNAEAGMGVASLSVIYASIIVSSMFLPPIMIKNLGCKWTIVVGMVCYVSYSLGNLYPGWYTLMPTSVILGLGGSPLWSAKCTYLTISGNAQAAKEGRKGPDMINQYFGIFFFIFQSSAVWGNLMSSLIFGQDLNITNIPEEQLIYCGAASCDFNSTSGSVPTRPAQKLVWTLLGCYIGVGVVAILIISVFLDNIDQEQASEFRGSREPFSRTFLATFRLLKDRRLLMLIPLTMYSGFEQSFLAGEYTKNYVTCALGIHFVGYVMMCFGASNSLCSFLFGRLAQYVGRATLFLLAALLNFSCIIALLLWRPEPDQTVVFFVFSALWGAADAIWQTQTNALYGVLFPRDKEAAFANYRMWESLGFVLAFAYSSFLCLSYKLYILLAVLLLTAVTYPIVEYREYKNPTPGDKEAYKSHKDTVHTNDKIISQTQM; from the exons ATGATCAGCCGCAACTTCAAGAATGTGTTGGTGGTGTCTGTGGGGTTTCTGTTCCTGTTCACTGCGTACGGAGGCCTGCAGAGTTTACAG AGCAGTCTGAATGCGGAGGCAGGGATGGGCGTGGCCTCTCTGAGCGTCATCTACGCCTCCATCATCGTCTCCTCCATGTTCCTGCCGCCGATCATGATCAAAAATCTGGGCTGTAAATGGACCATCGTCGTCGGGATGGTCTGCTACGTCTCCTACTCCCTGGGAAACCTCTACCCAGGATG GTACACCCTCATGCCCACCTCTGTGATCCTGGGTTTGGGAGGCTCTCCCCTGTGGTCGGCCAAATGCACCTACCTGACCATCTCTGGGAACGCTCAGGCCGCCAAGGAAGGCAGGAAGGGCCCCGATATGATCAACCAATACTTCggcatcttcttcttcatcttccagTCATCGGCCGTGTGGGGAAACCTCATGTCGTCGCTCATCTTCGGACAAGACCTGAACATAA cGAACATCCCAGAGGAGCAGCTGATTTACTGCGGAGCGGCCAGCTGTGACTTCAACTCCACCTCCGGCTCCGTCCCCACCAGGCCGGCTCAGAAACTGGTGTGGACGCTCCTCGGATGCTACATCG GTGTGGGAGTTGTGGCCATTCTCATCATCTCAGTGTTCCTGGACAACATCGACCAGGAGCAGGCCAGCGAGTTCCGCGGCAGCCGGGAACCTTTTAGTCGAACCTTCCTGGCCACGTTCAGGCTTCTGAAAGACCGGAGGCTGCTGATGCTCATCCCTCTCACCATGTACAGCGGCTTCGAGCAGAGCTTCCTCGCTGGGGAGTACACCAAg aaCTACGTGACGTGCGCTCTGGGGATCCACTTCGTAGGCTACGTGATGATGTGCTTCGGAGCCTCGAACTCTCTATGCTCGTTCCTCTTCGGGAGACTGGCTCAGTACGTGGGCAGAGCTACTCTCTTCCTCCTCG CCGCACTGCTCAACTTCTCCTGCATCATcgctctgctgctgtggaggcCTGAACCTGATCAGACGgttgtgttctttgtgttttccgCTCTGTGGGGAGCGGCCGACGCTATCTGGCAAACTCAGACCAATG CACTTTACGGCGTCCTCTTCCCTCGCGACAAAGAGGCAGCGTTTGCCAACTACCGCATGTGGGAGTCTCTGGGTTTCGTCCTCGCCTTCGCCTACAGCAGCTTCCTGTGTCTAAGCTACAAACTGTACATCCTGCTGGCTGTCCTGCTGCTGACCGCCGTCACCTACCCCATCGTGGAGTACCGCGAATACAAGAATCCCACGCCGGGCGACAAAGAGGCCTACAAGAGTCACAAAGACACCGTCCACACAAACGACAAAATCATCTCTCAGACACAAATGTAG